The Macadamia integrifolia cultivar HAES 741 chromosome 4, SCU_Mint_v3, whole genome shotgun sequence genome contains the following window.
TATATAAGTATGTTCTGATAAACATGAAAACATGAAGTATTGAGGGATTATCACTTCGTCTTTGGCTGTCTCCAGATCAATATTTGATACTTGCTAGGTACTTTTGATATTACATATTTACAGGAGATCTCACTCAACTTTTTCAAATATTACTTGATACTTATCACGGGTATAATTGATATCCAAAGTGATACTTATATATGAGTCCATCTGAATGTCACCTACGAGGTTACAAATGATTTTCAACCTAATTTAGAACACTACTTTATAAGAGAATTGTAGCCGAACATCATAAATGTGTCATTTGAATTTTAGAATTCAAATTGCCAACCGTGAGCATAAAGAGTCCTTTTTAAGGGAAGTAGGGTAAATTCCCCGGCATAAGTGATATTTTCCTGCTCTCTTTCTTCTACGTGGCAGCCGAATTGTGTTTTGAAGAGAGGAGTTGCAAAGCACGACCGCCCTCGATGATCTCCTTGTAGCATTCGTTGTTGAGGGCGAGGGAGGCAAGCTTGTTCATGGCTTCAACGTGAATGGGCGAGAGACCCGTTTGGGAGGAAGCCACCAAGGTGGAATTACAATGATCGGGAGGTGAAATGCAGAGGGAGGAGGGGCAGTTGGCAATGTTCTTGGACTTATCGCTGCTATGCTTGCTTCTGTGGTGACAGCAGCTGATCCACTGACATGGCTCCTGAATTCACGATgctgatgtggtggtggtggtgatcaTCAAAGGAGGTCgaggaagaggaaagaattTGTTAGACTGATCCTCGAAAGAGAAGGATCGCGAGCAAGGCCTACTTGAAAGAGGATGCTTGTGGCTCCTTGACGGATGAAGGTTTGGGAATCAGACCTATAGTTGGAGATGGGAACGGGGAATATCGGAACTGCCAATGCCCTCACACCTCTTTTGGTCCAAATCGATCTGGTTGCCCTCTGCCGCCGCCGACTGAGACTGACTCATTACAATTGGCTCTTCAAGATTTCTTCAACCTTCTTTTGTTGTCTAATCAATAGCGaaagaaaagggaggaaaaGAGCAACAGACATTGTTTTTTGGTTCAGAACTGAACATTTACGACACCCACCCACATTTTCTTGCATGGATATGCAGTTACAATTTTACAGTGCTGAACGGACCAACAACCCAACTAACTACTCTCTAGTCCCACAAGTCCATCTTTGTTGTCTCTGAGCGAAAAAGCTTGGGAAAGAAGACAAATACAAGGAAATTCGAAATTTGATGGAAAATTGAGTGAGGGATCAGACAAGTTTGAACATTTAGCTTGGAAGCCTCgatcatctctctttctttgcaCCCGGGGAGGGGGCGGGGGAGATTTGGATCCAATGATGTTAAGAGTTCAAGAGAGGGAGATGATCAAATGCTCAATCCCGAATAAAAGGAACAAAGCCCTATGCAGTTCATGCAAATCCCTTTATGGTTTGTTCAGTAAGTGAAGGTGTTGATTGTTGTTGATGCTTCTGCTATGgcctttcttttgttctttgttttggtAATTTGTGCTGTTGGTTTGcatggatctctctctctctctctctctctctctctctctaatgaaAGGAAGCGAAAAATAAGGCAATTCCATTGTTGTAGTCGTGCTCTGTCATTCCCCTCCCACTCTgtgtctcttcttcttctcttctccttccttgacctctttattttagttatttacttttttactacattacaattaaataaattgagtatacctttcctcttctccttcctctttttaatTCAGTTTCATATCAGTAACACTAGCAGATAACCGGAAATTTTCTTCAACTTCTATGTCCATTTTATCGGTCACCCGATCAGAAAAATGTCTTTGTCATTACTCGTTAAATTAGTTCCAATTATGCCCTGATAGTATGAACTTCGAAATtacatttttgtgttttttctccCAGGTTAATCATGTTCTGTCATAGTGGGCATTTACAGCAATTGAAAATAGAGCACAACACTTCTGTAACGTACCTAGGTGACAACCAGCATTACCCATTTTAGATTGTCATATTGGTATCATCATAATTTGTATTATATATTATCATAATGATAGCAAGTATCGAGtatttatgagattttttttttttggcaaatttTATTGATATTGTTTGAAGGAATGGGTAAGAGAGGTTGTATTGatgtaacaaaaaataaagcaacctgTATGCTCAGGCGCTATAAAAGCTTCACAGGCCCATCACTACCAGTGCCCTCTAAAAAAACCGCCACAATTATTGCCTTTACAAACAAATCACCCCACCCCTTACATTACTATTGATCACAAAATCAGACCTCCTATccctagtatgacctcaaatagagctgtttggagggctaggatccatgtaaccaatcccatttaggtgggatatTGCGGACTAGTCATGTTGTTGTggtgtttttttcttattactattatttttgttattttgtctttgcttggatccatgtagccaacccatttatttgggataaggttgagtttttttttgttaatttcttGCTTCATTATGATTATAGTTTTTATGGCATATTATATCTTGACTTCTTTATTGTGAAGGAGGACagtgcaaaaacaaaaaaggtcaCATCTGCTGGGATGTATTTTCTTGGCTTCCCTGTTTACCGGTTAGATCAATCAGTCAATTCGGTGAGATAATGGCACTGCAAGTTCTTTTATTAACTTACTCTTAGCTTCCAAACATCTCTTATTGTTTCCTCATCAAATTGCATGCTTTCTGAATATAGATGGCAGCTACAAAGGATCCTGATGCTgcctttttcaaaaaattggaAGGTTTTCAGCCATGTGAAATTACTGAACTAAAAGCTGGGACCCATTTCTTTGCTGTCTATGGTTAGTTCTACTATGTCTAGATGGGCATGCCTCTCCCTCGATATGGGACCTGATGGATCTAAGCATTCTCGTGCTGTATTCTGGTACATGTTTTCAGGTGACAACTTTTTCAGAAGTGTAAGCTACAGAATAGAAGCGCTTTGTGGTGCACCTTTTtcggaagaaaaggaaaaactaaGGGCTGTGGAAGCtcacattttaaataagagGGTGGAGCTTGCTAAATTTGAAACTGAGTACAGAGAGGTTTGGATTTACACACAAGCATTTTGTTTATACCTTGAAGGAATCTGTACTTTTTTGCACTTACTTTTATGCCATGTTGCAGGTCTTGGCACAATTCACACAGATGACGAGTAGATATGCACACGAAATGCAGTCTGTGAGTTCACTTCCTTGTCTTTTTGTACTTGGTGCATGTTTGGGTAAGCTTCTGGGGCAGGCTTCTGCGGATCAAAAGCACAGGTCCaaagaaattatttcatttGGGATCTTTGCCAGAGAAGCCCAAGAAGAAGCTGTGTTCTGGGGCTTCCGTGCACTTCAGGTGGATATGATTCAAACAAAATATTTCGTGGGCCTGCTTTCTGAACTCCAGAAGCCTGGAAAGCTTACCAAACACGCACTTAATTCTATGGCTACCAGGCTTGTACAACACTCGATGGTTGAACTTTCTTTAACCTCTTCCAATTTGGAAGAACGGATCAAGTCAAAATCTTTGACTTTCTACTGAAAAAACCACTAGCAACTGTTTGACCCAGGTAATTTCCTTGGCACAGACAATTCAGGATAATCTGCCCAGGTCATGAAAGTACTGAGGGAAGTGGGGAGTTTTAATTACTTAAAATGCGTTTATTTGTTTTAAGTAGGGGCAGAAGGGGCTGCTCCACATCTTAATGAATGAGACCTTAAAATCTAGATGAGAGTAAATAGGCATTGATAGATTGTGTGTATCCTTATATATGAAGCAATGAGTCAACCTACCTGAAATGTGGTGGCTCAGACCCTTTAATCTGGGGTCTGCCTCCCAACGTCCCTACTGGGTCAATGAAGTGTGTAgcaatttctgtttcaaaaatggGGTTTCAGATGAAGTGGAGCTGTTAAATTATATTTGCTCATTGTTTCATCTTTAGATTGATGAGCTTCTTCAGCAAAGGAATGCAATCCATGCCTCGTACACAAGTGCTCCTCCTTTAAACAGAAGTTGGAGTAGTAGCAAGGTCAGAGGTTCCTTCAAGGAGTCTAAAGGAGTAGAGGATCAGCAAGCAAAAGATCAGCAGGCAAAAGATAAGAAGCCTATGAGGGATAGGACCAAAAAGAAATGGTATAATCTATACTTAAAGGTGGATAAGAGGAAACCTTGCTGAATATGGTAAGACATTCTAACAGAGGTATATTGCATTATATGTTCTGTGATGTTAACATAAAATGTCtgatttttgcatttttaggGTTACTTTCTTATAAGGAATTGTGGGGAGCTTCAACAAACATCTTCTGAGTGAACTTGTCCACCCTACATGTTCAGCAATAGTGGAGATAAATCCCTAGGCACATTCTTTTTCACTCTAGCATGTAAATGATATCGATGCTCGCTATTAAAATTCTTGTCTTTAGTCTTTTGTCTTCATTTTCTCCTTCCAGCCTCGTAATTTaacacttgtctagaatctcAGATGAAGACATCCTTTATCCGGCAACGAGTCTTACTATTATTCTTTCAGGAAGAGAATTATTTTGGGCCCTAGGCCCATCATactaggtggcgactcctttTTCAGTATTTGACGTGCGCTTTTGAAATATCAAAAGGCACTtcataatttaatatatttttcggTCTCAATAAAAACCTAACTCTTTCTCTCCCAGGTATGCATGTAATAGCCTTTAAACCTTTTTTAAGAAATCATTTCATTGCCCATCATTGGTCTGTTCaaggggtgttaatcggttgggttttggtttatacggtttggtttggatcagtgtaagattttttaggtgaaattaaaaccgaaccatttagtaaacggtttcatagattaaaatcaaaacaatttataaatggttttaaacatttttttatgttttttaatattttatccaaacaacttctttacctttgAAATTTGTAGCGAAATGGATGTAGATTGtaatattgaattgaattgttttttattatatGGTTTTATCAATAATTATTTGatgtaaacttaatttttttattgaaatatatgtaaacATTGAATGTTTTAAACTTATTATGTATGTATTTAGACGGTTTTATCAatggtttaaattttaaaattaaaattgaaccatttaataatGGGTTTCACGGTTTAAATGTAAACAATATGGTTTAATTTtggtaaatggtttcgattttaaattcacatctTTAGTTTGTGCCTCCGATGATTATTCAGAATTATGTAACCTGAAATATTGAGTATGTCCAAATTGGCATGCCCCGAGCATGAATGGTTTGGGCCTAGGTCGGCGTATCTGAGACCGACCCTAGCCCAGGCTAAGGATTGGGAACCTCGGGCTGGGCCTTGGCTTGCAGGAAGCTAGGTCGAGCTTGTCCCAGTTGTGCACTCACTTTACTAATCTATGCATTACAGGAGATTGGTAAATTTTGCTTTAAGATTAGATCATGGTCATTACTCGGAACTATATGTAGGTAGAGagattaatttatttttgtaaggtCTTTTCACTCAAGGATTTAAAAATGGCGGAATTGAATTGATTCGGATTGTTGTTGAGATCCAATCCGATTGATACCGAATGGGGGGATTTCATTggcttcccccttttttttttttttttgggtgaactACTAGATTCCCAACTCTTAAAAACTGCAAAACCAACACCAAAGTTCTTTCTTCATATTTCTCACTCGTTTGCTTATTTCAAGCTCTAAAAGCTTATGGAAACTTTTTTCTGATCTATGCACGGTTTTGAGAATCAGTCAAATACCAAATTACCAACTAAATGGACCTGTCAGTCACATGGATCCTTCTCTTCTAATCATCTCTAGCTTTAGTCAATACCGTATGTAAAATTACAGTAAGGCAAGCAAAGATGAGGGCAAGACAAGAGAAAGGTGAGAGTAAAAAACAGAGGCTACCACCAGTGTTTTAAAAATAAGAATAGTTAAATGccgattttgattcaaattggcTTGGAATCAATCTAAAACCCGTAGAATTGATCAATTTGATATGAAAACCTATTGATTCAGGAGAATCTTTATGgaaatatttcaattttgaaattatgGTTACAacttatatatttcttttacataagtaaaaaaattcatttaagaaaacattacaaaattattattattattattattattattattattattattattattattattattaattatttggTAAGAAAACATTACAAAATTACATATATTAATAATTTTGGCCTTCCTAGCTAACTGACTGGTGTGATAAAGATACCATCATATCGAAATAGTTACAGACAAATATTCCCATGGCCAAAATTCTCGATCTTCGGTAAGAAGCTGCACAACCTTCTtacagtcttttttttttttttttttttggtttgataaGACCTTACAATGATCCGGACAGTAGGCGGAAGTGATGCCTAATCGCTATGCTTGCTGGCTGCTGCAGTCCTTCGAGCAACCCCTCAGAATTTTTTGGATCCGAATTTCGAATCATTAACATTTTCTTAACCAATTTCTACCGggggagaaaagaaattttgaacCAATAAATAGGCGTTTGTTTATCCATTGGAGAATTGGTCCGGTCGATTCCGCCCAATTCGAATCAGATTAGGATTGatcctagttattaaattctttgAATTAAACGTGAATACTTCGGTCGAATAGAATTTCACcgaattttacgaataattcagtttgaatctaaatcaaataaaaaattatgaaaaaatctcaaattttatagattttttttttaaattcacgaataattcggcCAAATCGAATTttatctcatatatatatatatatatataaactttatcttgaataagtcaataagcctttagaaaatagtgtgattattatgcatttattatcctaatgttacttttcttattttttttaacaaaaactgACAAAGCTTCTCTTTCCTAAGataatctctcacacttctaaataataatagtaataataataattattataataaaaataaatctttcaccccatttttgtttcattAAGTCTTATAGTCGTTactctctctagtctttaaagtgaacatgcatggtgggtgacgtAGGCCTAGCTGAAT
Protein-coding sequences here:
- the LOC122076943 gene encoding chaperone protein dnaJ 16-like isoform X2, yielding MSSHGFSSKSEKNEAAKQQRRDPYEVLGVSRNATDQEIKSAYRKMALKYHPDKNANDPEAADMFKECTFSYNILSNPDMRRQYDTAGFEAIESESQELELDLSSLGAVNTMFAALFSKLGVPIKTAVSATVLEEALNGMVTIHQLQLGKPLFKKVEKQCAHFYSVTITEQEAQAGFVCQVQSPDKSKFKEDSAKTKKVTSAGMYFLGFPVYRLDQSVNSMAATKDPDAAFFKKLEGFQPCEITELKAGTHFFAVYGDNFFRSVSYRIEALCGAPFSEEKEKLRAVEAHILNKRVELAKFETEYREVLAQFTQMTSRYAHEMQSIDELLQQRNAIHASYTSAPPLNRSWSSSKVRGSFKESKGVEDQQAKDQQAKDKKPMRDRTKKKWYNLYLKVDKRKPC
- the LOC122076943 gene encoding chaperone protein dnaJ 16-like isoform X1: MSSHGFSSKSEKNEAAKQQRRDPYEVLGVSRNATDQEIKSAYRKMALKYHPDKNANDPEAADMFKECTFSYNILSNPDMRRQYDTAGFEAIESESQELELDLSSLGAVNTMFAALFSKLGVPIKTAVSATVLEEALNGMVTIHQLQLGKPLFKKVEKQCAHFYSVTITEQEAQAGFVCQVQSPDKSKFKLLYFEQEINGGLSLALQEDSAKTKKVTSAGMYFLGFPVYRLDQSVNSMAATKDPDAAFFKKLEGFQPCEITELKAGTHFFAVYGDNFFRSVSYRIEALCGAPFSEEKEKLRAVEAHILNKRVELAKFETEYREVLAQFTQMTSRYAHEMQSIDELLQQRNAIHASYTSAPPLNRSWSSSKVRGSFKESKGVEDQQAKDQQAKDKKPMRDRTKKKWYNLYLKVDKRKPC